Proteins from a single region of Cryptococcus neoformans var. neoformans JEC21 chromosome 6 sequence:
- a CDS encoding glyceraldehyde-3-phosphate dehydrogenase produces the protein MVVKVGINGFGRIGRIVLRNAIEHGDLEVVAVNDPFIDLDYMVYMFKYDSTHGRFKGSVEVKDGKLYINNKAIAVFGEKDPANIKWGEAGAEYVVESTGVFTTTEKAGVHLKGGAKKVVISAPSADAPMFVCGVNLDAYKPEYQIVSNASCTTNCLAPLAKVIHDNFTIIEGLMTTVHATTATQKTVDGPSHKDWRGGRGAAANIIPSSTGAAKAVGKVIPSLNGKLTGMSFRVPTSDVSVVDLVCRIEKGASYEEIKNVIKKASESPELKGILGYTEDAVVSTDFIGSTESSIFDAQAGIALNANFVKLVSWYDNEYGYSRRVCDLISYIAGVDAKAQ, from the exons ATGGTCGTCAAGGTTGGAATCAACGGTTTCG GTCGTATTGGTCGAATTGTTCTCAG GAACGCCATCGAGCATGGGGACCTCGAGGTTGTTGCTGTCAACGA CCCTTTTATTGACTTAGACTACATG GTCTACATGTTCAAGTATGACTCC ACACATGGTCGCTTCAAGGGCTCCGTCGAGGTTAAGGACGGTAAACTTtacatcaacaacaaggccATTGCCGTCTTCGGCGAGAAAGACCCTGCCAACATCAAGTGGGGTGAGGCTGGTGCCGAGTACGTCGTTGAATCTACCGGTGTTTTCACGACTACCGAAAAGGCCGGTGTCCATCTCAAGGGAGGTGCCAAGAAGGTCGTCATTTCCGCTCCTTCTGCTGATGCTCCTAT GTTTGTCTGCGGTGTCAACCTCGATGCCTACAAACCGGAGTACCAAATCGTGTCCAACGCTTCTTGCACCACCAACTGTCTCGCTCCCCTTGCCAAGGTCATCCATGACAAC TTTACTATTATCGAGGGCTTGATGACCACTGTCCATGCTACTACTGCTACCCAGAAGACCGTCGACGGTCCTTCCCACA AGGACTGGCGAGGAGGTCGAGGTGCTGCTGCTAACATCATCCCCTCTTCTACTGGTGCTGCTAAG GCTGTAGGCAAGGTCATTCCTTCCCTCAATGGCAAGCTTACTGGCATGTCCTTCCGAGTCCCTACCTCTGATGTGTCCGTTGTGGACCTCGTCTGTCGCATTGAGAAAGGTGCCTCTTATGAAGAAATCAAGAATGTCATCAAGAAGGCTTCTGAGAGCCCTGAGTTGAAGGGTATCTTGGG TTACACTGAAGACGCTGTTGTCTCCACTGATTTCATTGGCTCTACCGAATCTTCTATCTTCGATGCCCAGGCTGGTATTGCTCTTAATGCCAACTTTGTCAAGCTTGTCAGCTGG TATGACAATGAGTATGGTTACTCTAGGCGTGTCTGCGACCTCATCTCTTACATTGCTGGTGTTGATGCCAAGGCTCAGTAG